The region GCACCTGCGTCGGCATTACCCTGACGCCGTCCTCTATTGCGCTCCAGGAAACCCGGGTATCTCCGGACTCGCCACCTGCCTGCCGATCTCCGTCACCGACCTGGCATCGCTCGCGGACGCTGCTTCATCGCTCGAGATTGACCTGACGATAGTCGGTCCTGAGGCGCCGCTTGTTGCGGGCATAGTGGACCTCTTCGAGACGCGCGGCCTCAACATCATTGGCCCGACCGCGCCGGCTGCTGCGCTGGAAGGCAGCAAGGTATTCGCCAAGGACCTCATGCAGCGCCATGGGATTCCAACCGCGGAACACGCCTCGTTTGACGATCCGTTTTCCGCGCTCAGGTATCTTGAGGACTTTCCCGGCCAGGTGGTTGTGAAGGCCGACGGTTTGGCCGCGGGCAAGGGCGTCATCGTCTGCGACGATTTCGCTCAGGCCCGGAGCGCCGTGGAGACGATGCTGGTGGATCGTGCCTTTGGCGACGCCGGCCGGCAGATCGTCATAGAAGAACGTCTGGAGGGCGACGAGGTAAGCATCTTCGCCCTGGTGGACGGCGAGGCCGTTGCGCTGCTACCGGCGGCGCAGGATCACAAACGCGCGTACGACGGCGACCAGGGGCCCAACACAGGAGGTATGGGCGCGGCTGCGCCGGTTCCTCTGGACCGGGAGTTGCGCCAGCGCGTCCTGTCCGAGATCATCGAACCCACCGCGCGCGCGATGTGCGCGGAAGGCCGCCCGTATCGCGGCATCCTCTTCGCTGGGCTGATGCTGACCCGCCACGGTCCCAGGGTGCTGGAGTTCAACTGCCGGCTGGGAGATCCGGAGGCACAGGTGATCCTGCCGCTCCTGGGGACCGCGCTGCCGGAGGCGTTCGCCTCGCTGCGGGAAGGCCGGTTGGTTTCCGGCGGCCTCTCGGAAACGCGCGGCGCGGCGGTCGGGGTCGTGATGGCGTCCCGCGGTTACCCTGAGCGGTATGAGACCGGAGTTCCCATCTCCGGCCTCGAACGGGCCGCCGAAGAGGCTCTCGTCTTTCACAGCGGCACGAGCTTCCGAGATGGAATCGTTGCAACCGGCGGCGGCCGCGTTCTGACGGTGGTCGGGCAGGGCGGGACGCTGCGTGAGGCGCGTGCACGCGCCTACCGCGCCACCGACTGGATACGGTTCGATGGGATGCACTACCGGCGGGACATAGGCGCCAGGTTGGAAGCCGCAGCCCAGGCCCGAAGCGCCGTCGTGCCCGCGGGCAGGAGGTAGAGTCAGGTGTCGGTAACCGCGGTCGTCGGAGGTCACTGGGGCGACGAGGGCAAGGGCAAGATCGTGGACGCCCTGGCCGCCGAGGCGGATCTCGTCATCCGCTACAACGGTGGAACCAACGCCGGGCACACGATTGTCAGCGATTACGGCATCTTCCGGCTGCATCTCGTGCCCTCGGGCGTGCTCTACCCGTCGGCTGTTTGCCTGATCGGCCCAGGCGTGGTGGTCAACCCGGACGCGCTGATCGAGGAGCTGGCGATGCTCAAAGCCAGCGGGGTCTCCACGCACAACGTGTTTGTATCCAACAGGGCGCACATTGTGATGCCCCACCACCTGATGCTGGACGTGCGCGAAGAAGCGCTTCGCGGCAGCAGTAGTCACGGCACCACGAAGCAGGGGATCTGGCCGGCATATGCGGACAAGGTTGCCCGCGTAGGCGTCCGCGTGGGCGATCTCCTGCATCCCGCATATCTGGATGAAGCGGTCCGGTACCAGGTGGCCAGGACGAACCGTGTGCTGGCCGGGACCGGAAACGGCGGGACCGTGGGCGGCGGTGCCGTGGACGCGGATGATCTGCTGGAGCGCTGTGCCAGATGGCGCGAGGCGTTGGCTCCCCGCATCGTGGACAGCCACGGAATGGTGCAGCGTGCCCTGCGCGCAGGGGCGCGCATCCTGGTGGAGGGGCACCTGGGGGTGATGCGCGACCTGGACTGGGGGATCTACCCCTATGTGACCTCATCCACCTGCCTGCCGGGCGGAGCAGCCGCCGGCGCCGGCATTCCCGCATCCAGCATCACGCGCGTGGTAGGGGTGGTCAAGGCCTATACAACCGCGGTGGGTGCCGGGCCCATGCCGACCGAGATCCAAGACGCCACCGCGGACTTCATTCGCGAGGCAGGGCAGGAGTTCGGCACGACCACCGGCCGGCCGCGGCGGTGCGGGTGGTTTGACGCGGTGGCCGCACGGTTTGCGGCCGAGCTGGCAGGTTTCACCGAACTGGCTGTGATGAAACTAGACGTGCTGTCGGGCATGGACCATGTCAGGATCTGCTCGGGCTACCGTCTGCGCGGCGTCTTGCTGGACGGCATGCCGGACACGGTGGCGCTGCAGGAGGTCGAGCCCGTCTACGAGACGCTTCCCGGCTGGCGGCTTCCCAAGCGGATTGAGGCTCCCTGCGATCTTCCGGTGGAAGCCCGCCTGTTCCTGGACCGCCTGGTTGCCCTGGTGGAGGTGCCGGTGACGATGGTCGGCGTGGGCAGGGAACGCGAGGCCCTGCTGCGCTTTGGGACCCCGGCCGGATCAGAGGGCCGGCGGTGATAGAGCGCTACTCCACCAGCGAGATGAGGGCGCTGTGGGCTCCCGAGACCAAGTTCGCGGTGTGGCTGGAGATCGAGTTGCTGGCGGTGGAGGCCCAGGCCGCCCACGGACTGGTTCCCCACGAGGTCGCGGCGCGGCTGCGCCGCACGGCAAGATGCGGGACCCCCGCGCGCATTGACGAGATCGAGCGCACGGAAACCCAGCACGACGTAGTCGCTTTCCTGCGCTCGGTGGCCGAGTTGACCGGCCCCGACGCCTCACACCTCCACCGGGGGTTGGGCTCGTCGGACGTGGTGGACACAGCCCAGTCGGTGCTGCTGGTGCGCGCGGCCGATCTGATTCTGGAAGCGTTGGCCGGGGTGCGCCGGGTCACCGCCGCGATCGCTTCCGGTCACCGCTACACGCTCATGGCCGGCCGGACGCACGGGATGCAGGCCGAGCCCATTACCTTCGGGGTCAAGGTGGCGCTTTGGCACGCGGAGCTGGGCCGGGCCGAGGCCCGGCTGCGCGCGGCCCGAGAGGCGGTGCGCGTGGGCAAGCTCTCGGGCGAGGTGGGGACCTTCATCCACAGTCCTCCCGAGATAGAGGCCGCGGTGTGCGCGGGCCTGGGCCTGGAGCCGGCGCCGGTGAGCAGCCAGATCCTGCAGCGCGACCGTCACGCCGAGTACGTGGGGGCCCTGGCCATACTGGCCGGGAGCATCGAGAAGATCGCCACCGAGATCCGCTCTCTGCAGCGCACCGAGGTGGGAGAGGTCGAAGAGCCCTTTGGGGAGCGCCAGACAGGATCGTCTGCGATGCCCCACAAGCGCAATCCTATCCTGTGCGAGCGGCTGGTGGGGCTGGCGCGCGCCGTGCGCGGCGCGGTGCCCGTTGCGCTGGAGAACCAGGCGCTGTGGGGCGAGCGCGACATCAGTCACTCTTCGGCCGAGCGGCTGATCCTGCCGCAGGCGACCGGGCTGGTGCACTACATGTTGGGAATCCTCCACCGTGTGCTCTCCGGGCTGCGCGTCCACCCACAGGCCATGCGGCGCAACCTCGAGGCCTCAGGGGGCCTTGTCTTTAGCCACCGGGTGCTGCTGGCGCTGATGGAGAGAGGCCACAGCCGCGATGAGGCCTACCGGATCGTGCAGGAGACGGCGACCGCGGCGCTGGAAGGCGGGGGCAGGTTTGGGGATCTGCTGGTGGCCCGCGGAGTGCTCGCGCCGGAGGAACGGGACGCATGCTTCGATCCGGCGCCCTACCTGCGCCACGTGGACGTGATTCTGGAGCGCGCCGGTATCCCGCGATGAGCCTCTCGGACGCGCCGGCCGTCGTCACCACCGATCTTCCCCTGCCGGTGTTTGCGCGGGGCAAGGTGCGCGACGTCTACGATCTGGGTGAGCACCTTCTCATCGTGGCCACCGACCGCCTGTCCGCATTCGACCACGTGCTGCCCTCACCGGTGCCCGGAAAAGGCCGCATCCTGACGCGGCTCTCGGCGTTCTGGTTCGCGCGAACCCGATCCATTGTCCCGAATCACCTTATGACCACGGACGAGGACCAGATGCGCCTGCCGCCGGCGGTCGCTGAGCAGGTTCGGCTCCTGGACGGCCGGGCCATGCTTGTGAGGCGGGCCAACCGGATTGACGTGGAGTGCGTGGTGCGGGGATACCTGACGGGATCCGGTTGGCAGGAATACCGCCGGGACGGCGCGGTCTGCGGCGTGCGGCTGCCGGATGGTCTTGCAGACGGCGCCCGCCTGCCACACCCGATCTTCACGCCGGCGACCAAGGCCGCCTCAGGGCACGATCAGAACATCGCGTTCGAGGAGGTCGTGCGCATGGTGGGCGGGGCGTTGGCGGAGCGCCTGCGCGATCTCAGTCTGGCGCTCTACCTCCACGCCGCCGTGCACGCGGAGGGCCGCGGCCTTGTGCTCGCCGATACCAAGTTCGAGTTCGGGTTGGCCCGCGGCGCGCCGGGCGATGCGGCGGGCGACGCGTTGATGCTGATTGACGAGGCGCTCACCCCGGACTCATCGCGCTACTGGGACGCCGCGGAGTACGCGGCCGGAAGACTGGCGTCATTTGACAAGCAGATAGTGCGCGATTACCTGACGCGCGCCGGATGGAACCGTGAGTCACCGGCGCCGGCCCTGCCGTCTGAGGTGGTAGAGGCCACGCGCCAGCGCTACCTGGAAACGTACCGGCGTCTGACCGGGGAGGAGATTGCGTAGATGCGCTCGTTTCGAGTCACCATCATGCTGAAGCCCGGCGTGCTGGACGCGCCCGGCCAGGCGGTCGAGCGCGGACTGGATGCGCTGGGCTATCGAGTGGAGCAGGTGCGCATGGGCAAGGTGGTCGAGATGATCCTTCCCGACGAAGAGCGTGCGGGTGTGGACGAGATGTGCGCACGGTTCCTGGCCAACCCGCTGATCGAGACCTGGACGATCGAGGAGATCCCAGGGGGGTCGGGTCCGTGACCTGGGGCGTGGTGTTCTTCCCCGGCTCCAACTGCGACAGGGACTGCGTGCACGTGCTCCGGTCGGTGCTGGGCCAGCATGTCGAGGAAGTCTGGCACGAGGACCGGTCGCTGGAGGGGATAGACGCGCTGGTCCTTCCGGGAGGGTTCTCCTACGGCGACTACCTGCGGTCCGGGGCGATCGCCGCGACCGCGCCCGTGATGCGGGCCGTGCGCGAGATCGCGGCACGCGGCGCGCCGGTGCTGGGAATCTGCAACGGCTTTCAGATCCTGACCGAGGCAGGCCTGCTTCCAGGCACCCTGCTTCACAACGCCTCGCTGCGGTTCCGGTGCCACCCGGCGTGGGTGCGCGTGGAGTCCGATCGGACGCCGTTCACCGCGGGCATGCGGCCCGGGACGGTGCTGCGGATGCCGGTGGCGCACGGCGAGGGCGCGTACTTCGCGCCGCCGGCCGAGGTGGCGGCGCTGGAGGAAGCGGGGCGCGTGGTCTTTCGCTACTGCGATCCCCTGGGCTGGGTCACGCCCCAGGCCAATCCCAACGGCTCGGTGGCAGGGATCGCGGGCGTGGCCTCTGACGCGGGCAACGTGGTCGGTCTGATGCCGCACCCGGAGCGCGCCTCGGAAGCGCTGCTGGGTTCGATAGACGGTCGCCGGCTGTTTGAATCCGTGGTCGGCGCGCTGGTGGGTGCGGGATGACGCGGGCCGCTGCGGTTGACGCCGCCGCCCTCTGCGGGCTCCCGGCCTCGGACTACCGCGAGATCTGCCGGCGGTTGGGCCGCGATCCCAACCCGGTAGAGGCGCGGATGTACGGCGTGATGTGGTCGGAGCACTGCGGCTACAAGCACTCCCGGGCAGCCCTGCGCCGGCTGCCCACATCCTCACCGCGCGTGCTGACCGGTCCTGGTGAGAACGCCGGCGTGGTCTCCATCGGCAGGGGATGGGCCCTGGCGTTCAAGATGGAGAGCCACAACCATCCCAGCGCCGTTGACCCATACAACGGCGCCGCCACCGGCATTGGCGGCATTATCCGGGACGTGCTGGCCATGGGCGCGCGGCCGGTGGCGCTGCTCAACTCGCTGCGGTTCGGTCCTCTGGACGAGCCCAGGGCCAGGAGGATCTGCAGCGGGGTGGTTGCCGGGATTGCCGGCTACGGCAACGCGGTGGGCGTGCCGACGGTGGGCGGGGAGCTGCTGACCGCCGCGTGCTACCGGGACAACCCGCTGGTGAACGTCGCCTGTCTGGGCATGGTGCGCGCGGACCAGGTGGCCCGATCCGCGGCAGAGGGGGCTGGCAGCGCGGTCCTGTACGCCGGCGCGCGCACCGGCCGTGACGGAATCGGCGGTGCGGCGTTCGCCTCGACCGAGCTGGACGAGGGACGCGCGCAGGCGGATCGGGCTTCGGTGCAGATGGGCGATCCGTTCACGGGCAAGCTGCTGATAGAGGCCACGCTGGAGGCCCTTGCCACGGGCGCCGTGCTGGCCATACAGGACATGGGCGCGGCCGGGCTCACCTGCGCGACAAGCGAGATGGCGGCGCGAGGCCGCGTGGGCATGGCGATAGACCTGGACCGGGTGCCGCTGCGCGAGGCCGGGATGCGGCCCGAGGAGATATTGCTGAGCGAGTCGCAGGAGCGGATGCTCCTGGTGGTGCGCGCGGAAGAGGTGGAACGCGCCGCCGCGGCCTACCGCCGGTGGGGGCTGGCCGCGGAGGTGATAGGACAGGTTACCGCCGAAGCGCGCCTGCGCGTGACCGCCGGCGGGCAGACCATAGTGGACCTTCCTCCCGAGAGTCTGGCGGACGCCCCGATCTATGATCCCCAGGCCTCGGTGCCGGCCGAACTGGAGGCGCGGTGGAGGCTCGATCCCGCGGCTGTTCCTGTCCACGACCCAGTGGAGGCGCTGCTCGTTCTCCTGCGCCATCCCGACGTGGCGAGCAAGCGGGGGATCTACGAACAGTACGACCACATGGTGGGGGTCAGGACCGTTACCCCGCCCGGGGCCGACGCCGCGGTGCTGCGCCTTATCACCGCGCCGCCGCTGGGGCTTGCGCTGACCTCCGACGGCAACGGCCGGTGGTGCGCGTCCGACCCACGGCGCGGAGCAGCGCTGTCGGTGCTGGAGGCGGCGGCCAACCTTGCGTGTGTGGGCGCGGAGCCGCTGGCGGTCACCGACTGCCTCAACTTCGGCAGCCCGGAGCGGCCCGAGGTGTTCTGGGCCTTCCGCGAAACGATCGAGGGCATCGCGGAGGCGTGCGAGGGCCTCGGGGTTCCGGTGATAGGCGGCAACGTTTCTTTCTACAACGAGGCAGAGGGCGGGGAGGGTCCCGGCCGTGCGATCTTCCCGACGCCGGTGGTGGCCATGGTCGGGCTGCTCGACGACGTGGCACGCGCGGGGCGGATGGGTTTCGCCCGGGAAGGCGACCTGGTTGTCCTGTTGGGCGACCCCGGAGGGACCCTCGGGGCGAGCCTGTACCAGTGCGCGTTCGGGGGCGAGGTCAGGGGCCGGCCGGCTAATCCTGAACTGGAGCGCTCGGCGCGCGCGATCGCCTGCGCACGCGAGGCGGTGCGCGCCGGAGTGGTGTCGTCGGTTCATGACGCCGGCGACGGCGGGATCGCCGTGGCACTGGCCGAGGCGTGCATGGCGGGCGAAACAGGCGCCTCGGTAACGCTGCCGGATGGTCCTGTCGCGGAGGTCTGGTTCGGGGAAGGTCCGGCGCGGTTCGTCGCGTCGCTCCCTCCCGAGCGCCTGGACTCGCTGGACGAGTTGGCCCGCAGGCACGGCGTGTCGGTCCGCGTTCTCGGCCATGTCGGCGGCCCGGCCCTGCGCCTGGCCCAGGCGGGTGATGCCGGGCCCACCGACCCGATCGAACTGCCCCTGGCAAAGATGACCGAGGCCTGGGAGGGCCTGGAGGTTTAGCGCATGGTGAGTGAGACGTGGGGCATCGGGGTCTGGAAAGAGGAGTGCGGCGTCAGCGGTGTCCTATGCACCGGCGGGCATGACGCGGCGCCGATCGTTCACGTGGCGCTCTACGCGCTGCAGCACCGTGGACAGGAGAGCGCAGGCATCGCAGCGTTCAACGGCGCCGTGATGCGGCATCATAGGGGGATGGGGCTGGTGTCCCGCGTCTTCGATGACGACCGGGTCGCTTCGCTGCCGGGTCCGGCCGCGGTGGGGCACGTCCGGTACGCCACGATGGGTTCGGCCCGCATCGAGAATGCGCAGCCCTTCATAGTGCCGTCGCCATGGGGCCCGGTGGCGATCAGCCACAACGGCAACCTGATCAATGCGCCGGCGCTCCGGCGCGAACTGGAGACGCAGGGGGTCGGGTTCGGCGCGACCACCGACAGCGAGGTGATCGCACACCTGATCGCGCGGGCGCCGGCGTCCACTCCGGACGACGCGGTCGCCTGGTGCATGCGCCGTCTCGAGGGCGCCTACACGGTCGCGGCCCTGGTAGGGGGCCGGCTGTTCGGGTTTCGCGACGCGCACGGGATCCGGCCGATGGCGATCGGACGTGGGCCGGGGTTCTGGGCGATCGCTTCGGAGACGTGCGCGTTTGACCATACCGGCGCCCAGGCGGTATGCGAGGTGGAGCCCGGAGAGCTGGTGGCGTTTGACGAGCAGGGCATGCACAGGCGGCAGATCCTTACGGTTGACCGGCGCGCCCACTGCGTCTTCGAGTACATCTACTTCGCAAGGCCGGACACGGTGCTCTACGATAGGAACGTCCACCAGTCCCGGCGCCGCATGGGCCGGGTGCTGGCGCACGAGCACCC is a window of bacterium DNA encoding:
- the purD gene encoding phosphoribosylamine--glycine ligase → MPNLLRMFVIGGGGREHALAWHLRRHYPDAVLYCAPGNPGISGLATCLPISVTDLASLADAASSLEIDLTIVGPEAPLVAGIVDLFETRGLNIIGPTAPAAALEGSKVFAKDLMQRHGIPTAEHASFDDPFSALRYLEDFPGQVVVKADGLAAGKGVIVCDDFAQARSAVETMLVDRAFGDAGRQIVIEERLEGDEVSIFALVDGEAVALLPAAQDHKRAYDGDQGPNTGGMGAAAPVPLDRELRQRVLSEIIEPTARAMCAEGRPYRGILFAGLMLTRHGPRVLEFNCRLGDPEAQVILPLLGTALPEAFASLREGRLVSGGLSETRGAAVGVVMASRGYPERYETGVPISGLERAAEEALVFHSGTSFRDGIVATGGGRVLTVVGQGGTLREARARAYRATDWIRFDGMHYRRDIGARLEAAAQARSAVVPAGRR
- a CDS encoding adenylosuccinate synthase is translated as MSVTAVVGGHWGDEGKGKIVDALAAEADLVIRYNGGTNAGHTIVSDYGIFRLHLVPSGVLYPSAVCLIGPGVVVNPDALIEELAMLKASGVSTHNVFVSNRAHIVMPHHLMLDVREEALRGSSSHGTTKQGIWPAYADKVARVGVRVGDLLHPAYLDEAVRYQVARTNRVLAGTGNGGTVGGGAVDADDLLERCARWREALAPRIVDSHGMVQRALRAGARILVEGHLGVMRDLDWGIYPYVTSSTCLPGGAAAGAGIPASSITRVVGVVKAYTTAVGAGPMPTEIQDATADFIREAGQEFGTTTGRPRRCGWFDAVAARFAAELAGFTELAVMKLDVLSGMDHVRICSGYRLRGVLLDGMPDTVALQEVEPVYETLPGWRLPKRIEAPCDLPVEARLFLDRLVALVEVPVTMVGVGREREALLRFGTPAGSEGRR
- the purB gene encoding adenylosuccinate lyase gives rise to the protein MIERYSTSEMRALWAPETKFAVWLEIELLAVEAQAAHGLVPHEVAARLRRTARCGTPARIDEIERTETQHDVVAFLRSVAELTGPDASHLHRGLGSSDVVDTAQSVLLVRAADLILEALAGVRRVTAAIASGHRYTLMAGRTHGMQAEPITFGVKVALWHAELGRAEARLRAAREAVRVGKLSGEVGTFIHSPPEIEAAVCAGLGLEPAPVSSQILQRDRHAEYVGALAILAGSIEKIATEIRSLQRTEVGEVEEPFGERQTGSSAMPHKRNPILCERLVGLARAVRGAVPVALENQALWGERDISHSSAERLILPQATGLVHYMLGILHRVLSGLRVHPQAMRRNLEASGGLVFSHRVLLALMERGHSRDEAYRIVQETATAALEGGGRFGDLLVARGVLAPEERDACFDPAPYLRHVDVILERAGIPR
- a CDS encoding phosphoribosylaminoimidazolesuccinocarboxamide synthase, with translation MSLSDAPAVVTTDLPLPVFARGKVRDVYDLGEHLLIVATDRLSAFDHVLPSPVPGKGRILTRLSAFWFARTRSIVPNHLMTTDEDQMRLPPAVAEQVRLLDGRAMLVRRANRIDVECVVRGYLTGSGWQEYRRDGAVCGVRLPDGLADGARLPHPIFTPATKAASGHDQNIAFEEVVRMVGGALAERLRDLSLALYLHAAVHAEGRGLVLADTKFEFGLARGAPGDAAGDALMLIDEALTPDSSRYWDAAEYAAGRLASFDKQIVRDYLTRAGWNRESPAPALPSEVVEATRQRYLETYRRLTGEEIA
- the purS gene encoding phosphoribosylformylglycinamidine synthase subunit PurS — its product is MRSFRVTIMLKPGVLDAPGQAVERGLDALGYRVEQVRMGKVVEMILPDEERAGVDEMCARFLANPLIETWTIEEIPGGSGP
- the purQ gene encoding phosphoribosylformylglycinamidine synthase subunit PurQ, whose product is MTWGVVFFPGSNCDRDCVHVLRSVLGQHVEEVWHEDRSLEGIDALVLPGGFSYGDYLRSGAIAATAPVMRAVREIAARGAPVLGICNGFQILTEAGLLPGTLLHNASLRFRCHPAWVRVESDRTPFTAGMRPGTVLRMPVAHGEGAYFAPPAEVAALEEAGRVVFRYCDPLGWVTPQANPNGSVAGIAGVASDAGNVVGLMPHPERASEALLGSIDGRRLFESVVGALVGAG
- the purL gene encoding phosphoribosylformylglycinamidine synthase subunit PurL produces the protein MTRAAAVDAAALCGLPASDYREICRRLGRDPNPVEARMYGVMWSEHCGYKHSRAALRRLPTSSPRVLTGPGENAGVVSIGRGWALAFKMESHNHPSAVDPYNGAATGIGGIIRDVLAMGARPVALLNSLRFGPLDEPRARRICSGVVAGIAGYGNAVGVPTVGGELLTAACYRDNPLVNVACLGMVRADQVARSAAEGAGSAVLYAGARTGRDGIGGAAFASTELDEGRAQADRASVQMGDPFTGKLLIEATLEALATGAVLAIQDMGAAGLTCATSEMAARGRVGMAIDLDRVPLREAGMRPEEILLSESQERMLLVVRAEEVERAAAAYRRWGLAAEVIGQVTAEARLRVTAGGQTIVDLPPESLADAPIYDPQASVPAELEARWRLDPAAVPVHDPVEALLVLLRHPDVASKRGIYEQYDHMVGVRTVTPPGADAAVLRLITAPPLGLALTSDGNGRWCASDPRRGAALSVLEAAANLACVGAEPLAVTDCLNFGSPERPEVFWAFRETIEGIAEACEGLGVPVIGGNVSFYNEAEGGEGPGRAIFPTPVVAMVGLLDDVARAGRMGFAREGDLVVLLGDPGGTLGASLYQCAFGGEVRGRPANPELERSARAIACAREAVRAGVVSSVHDAGDGGIAVALAEACMAGETGASVTLPDGPVAEVWFGEGPARFVASLPPERLDSLDELARRHGVSVRVLGHVGGPALRLAQAGDAGPTDPIELPLAKMTEAWEGLEV
- the purF gene encoding amidophosphoribosyltransferase; the encoded protein is MVSETWGIGVWKEECGVSGVLCTGGHDAAPIVHVALYALQHRGQESAGIAAFNGAVMRHHRGMGLVSRVFDDDRVASLPGPAAVGHVRYATMGSARIENAQPFIVPSPWGPVAISHNGNLINAPALRRELETQGVGFGATTDSEVIAHLIARAPASTPDDAVAWCMRRLEGAYTVAALVGGRLFGFRDAHGIRPMAIGRGPGFWAIASETCAFDHTGAQAVCEVEPGELVAFDEQGMHRRQILTVDRRAHCVFEYIYFARPDTVLYDRNVHQSRRRMGRVLAHEHPARADIVIAVPDSGTSAAMGYAERAGLPFEIGLIKNRYIGRTFIQPDQASRDFGIRLKLNPNLDVIAGRRVVLVDDSIVRGTTSGRIVGLLRSSGAREVHVRISSPMIRHACYYGIDTSTRGELVASRLDVEEIRRSIGADSLGYLSQAGLVEAVALPQETLCMACLDGWYPTRVPTEAEAGRTALDELAAVAAGSTPP